From a single Sporosarcina oncorhynchi genomic region:
- a CDS encoding DinB family protein, translating into MMAYTRETTLAEVRELSMEQLDFLVHAQANSIGMLLAHMASVEKAYQIDTFEKRDFTEKEIELFGPALNLGKPAQEQIQGNPVEFYLEQLEQTRKKTIEKFQTLEDAWLFEQTPFWWDKPANNYFKWFHVFEDELNHRGQIRLIKKMMEMSNE; encoded by the coding sequence ATGATGGCGTACACCAGAGAAACGACGCTTGCGGAAGTGCGGGAATTATCGATGGAGCAATTGGATTTCTTGGTGCACGCGCAAGCGAATTCAATCGGCATGCTGCTAGCGCATATGGCGTCTGTTGAAAAGGCTTATCAAATTGATACATTTGAAAAACGGGATTTTACGGAAAAGGAAATCGAATTATTTGGTCCGGCATTGAATCTTGGCAAGCCAGCACAGGAGCAAATACAAGGCAATCCGGTCGAATTCTACTTGGAGCAATTGGAACAAACTAGAAAGAAAACAATCGAGAAGTTTCAAACGCTGGAAGATGCATGGCTGTTCGAGCAAACACCGTTCTGGTGGGATAAACCCGCAAATAATTACTTCAAATGGTTTCACGTTTTTGAGGATGAATTAAATCACCGGGGACAAATCAGGTTGATTAAGAAAATGATGGAGATGTCTAATGAATAA
- the rsgA gene encoding ribosome small subunit-dependent GTPase A, with the protein MLEQKNFGVKNFIMKNPGSTIENIARVIQKNNHLYTIATLEQIIFQVSVAHKRIDKDFYVGDFVLFNQQGDEYVLEELLERENIISKASSHAAKSYHVSCYEQILATNVDQLYIVIAADQRFTLSKFERYMMTFHQEYVELAILLSKADYEEETREIIETIHLSYPDVKIMPVSMHKPETIQQVKDSLRSRRTAMFIGASGVGKSTLVNDLTSSHSEYTNLVRTDGKGKHTTTVTKMLYLDETDSVLIDSPGFKTISTTKEMDGSILFAEIQHLGEQCKFSDCTHNHEPGCAVIQAVEDGDLSADQLGRYALYEKKLRGQQKHENKKQMKKQKITLKK; encoded by the coding sequence ATGTTGGAACAAAAGAACTTTGGCGTTAAGAACTTTATAATGAAAAACCCAGGCAGCACGATTGAAAATATTGCACGTGTTATTCAAAAAAATAATCATCTATATACGATTGCTACACTCGAACAAATAATATTTCAAGTAAGTGTAGCTCATAAACGTATAGATAAGGATTTTTATGTCGGTGACTTTGTTTTATTCAATCAGCAAGGTGACGAATACGTTTTAGAAGAACTGTTGGAAAGGGAAAATATCATTTCAAAAGCATCCAGCCATGCTGCGAAAAGTTATCACGTCTCTTGCTATGAGCAGATTCTTGCGACAAATGTAGATCAACTCTATATTGTTATCGCTGCTGACCAACGTTTTACGTTATCAAAATTCGAGCGTTACATGATGACATTCCATCAGGAATATGTGGAATTGGCTATATTACTATCAAAAGCGGATTATGAAGAAGAGACAAGAGAAATCATCGAGACGATTCATTTGAGTTACCCGGATGTAAAGATCATGCCTGTCAGTATGCATAAGCCCGAGACGATTCAGCAGGTGAAAGATTCACTGCGGAGCAGGCGAACGGCGATGTTCATAGGGGCATCGGGAGTGGGAAAATCCACATTAGTTAACGATTTGACTAGCTCTCACAGTGAATATACTAATTTAGTTAGGACGGACGGAAAAGGCAAGCATACGACAACCGTTACGAAGATGCTATATCTGGATGAAACAGATTCAGTCCTAATTGACAGTCCTGGCTTTAAAACGATCAGTACGACGAAAGAGATGGATGGCAGCATTCTATTTGCAGAAATTCAACATCTCGGAGAGCAATGTAAATTTAGTGATTGTACGCATAATCATGAACCGGGATGTGCGGTCATACAGGCTGTCGAAGATGGAGACCTATCTGCAGATCAACTAGGAAGATACGCTCTGTATGAAAAGAAGCTTAGGGGCCAGCAGAAACATGAAAATAAGAAGCAGATGAAAAAGCAGAAGATTACTTTGAAAAAGTAA
- a CDS encoding alpha/beta fold hydrolase: MWQKKFVETERGTFEVFVSGSGDPLCVTHLYSAFDERGNTFANPFTAHYEVYLVNLRDCGNSVTSENQSQYSMGESVNDLEAIRIALGFEKWGFAGHSTGGMLALKYAVLFPTSLTKMIAGGAAASKEYSSDPGSIYCHKNPKFPRIIEIMNQMNDSSTPLEIRKQLGNEWAEMSFYSKEKLINAMKMPNSGKTVGPRLDYFRKVEIGTYDLREDLAHVTVPSHIYAGRFDAQCPYKYGVEIAEIMPNAKLTTFEQSNHNPFVEEQEKFKHFVTSTLKSAETLSS; encoded by the coding sequence ATGTGGCAAAAGAAATTTGTTGAAACCGAGCGGGGTACATTTGAAGTTTTTGTTTCAGGAAGTGGAGACCCATTATGCGTAACTCATTTGTATAGTGCTTTTGACGAACGGGGTAACACGTTTGCAAATCCATTCACCGCACATTATGAAGTGTATTTGGTGAACCTACGTGATTGCGGTAATTCCGTTACTTCAGAAAATCAAAGTCAATATAGTATGGGTGAATCAGTAAATGACTTGGAGGCTATACGCATCGCATTGGGATTTGAAAAATGGGGATTTGCTGGGCATTCAACAGGTGGAATGCTCGCTTTGAAGTATGCGGTTTTATTTCCTACCTCTTTAACGAAAATGATTGCCGGTGGAGCTGCAGCTAGTAAGGAATATAGTTCAGATCCGGGATCTATCTATTGTCATAAGAACCCCAAATTCCCAAGAATAATAGAGATTATGAATCAAATGAATGACTCTTCCACTCCGTTGGAGATTCGGAAACAACTAGGTAACGAATGGGCGGAAATGTCTTTTTATTCAAAAGAAAAACTAATAAACGCCATGAAAATGCCGAATAGCGGAAAAACAGTTGGACCGCGATTGGACTATTTTAGGAAAGTCGAAATCGGCACATATGATTTGAGAGAAGACTTGGCTCATGTAACCGTACCAAGCCATATTTATGCAGGCAGATTCGATGCTCAATGTCCGTATAAATATGGGGTAGAGATTGCTGAAATAATGCCTAATGCCAAATTGACAACATTTGAGCAAAGCAATCATAATCCATTTGTAGAAGAACAAGAGAAATTTAAGCATTTTGTAACGTCAACGTTGAAAAGTGCTGAGACACTTAGTTCATGA
- a CDS encoding GNAT family N-acetyltransferase has protein sequence MDIFIEKLNRLDAEDLYKFEVENRAFFEEMVPTRGDDYYMPEIFKFRHERLLEEQAEEISCFYLIKDEDGSILGRINVVDMDESREVASLGYRVGKAHLGKGVAKKALRLLLETVKEHGVKQVNAKTTTTNIASQKVLERNGFEQIKTGDEEFEMNGQKVKFVTYFWTSNV, from the coding sequence ATGGATATATTTATTGAAAAGCTAAATAGGTTAGATGCCGAAGATTTGTATAAGTTTGAAGTTGAAAATAGAGCCTTTTTCGAAGAAATGGTACCTACTCGGGGAGATGACTATTATATGCCTGAGATTTTTAAATTCAGGCATGAACGCTTGCTTGAAGAACAGGCTGAAGAGATTTCATGTTTTTATTTAATTAAAGATGAAGATGGTTCTATTCTAGGAAGGATTAATGTAGTTGATATGGATGAATCCCGTGAAGTTGCCTCTCTAGGCTATAGAGTTGGGAAGGCACATCTAGGCAAGGGGGTCGCTAAAAAAGCCTTGAGATTATTATTGGAAACAGTGAAAGAGCATGGTGTGAAACAAGTTAACGCGAAAACGACAACTACTAATATCGCATCTCAAAAAGTTTTAGAAAGAAATGGATTTGAGCAAATAAAAACCGGTGATGAAGAATTTGAAATGAATGGGCAGAAGGTGAAATTTGTTACCTATTTTTGGACCAGTAATGTGTAA
- a CDS encoding amidohydrolase, with translation MKTIWHNGKLYTMDGEGETVEAMLVKDGKISAVGTFEELKSHADESVDLEGAILYPGFIDNHMHMIGHGQKLVSLDLSKAKSSDEMMDMLVHAYPNLNKDEWFIGEGWNENNFPTKKIFTRHELDAITESPMVLKRACRHAAIANTKALELAGITKDTPDPEDGVIDRDDNGEPTGLLKEGPMDRLLQLIPEPTEEMLTEALAKSVNDLLSLGLTGAVTDDLGYYGDYDNPLQAFKNVIGDDKKKFRAHLLRRSTVFTKLMDEQATYDEPWIEPGEMKFFIDGALGARTALLSEPYTDAPETSGNAVVTDEEIDTLVATARKYGEAVAIHLIGDLAVEKALDAIEKYPVPEGKRDRLIHVNVLRDDLVERMKKLPVVLDIQPAFVPSDFPWVMERLGENRLDWAYAWKRLLDEGFICGAGSDAPIEEVDPLLGIYAAVTRRKPGETHEGYLAKEKLSRFEAVGLFTTGSAATIGKAYSRGKLVVGFDADFTVLDKDLFEVEEEEILDADVIMTIVAGDVMYKR, from the coding sequence ATGAAAACAATTTGGCATAATGGCAAGCTATATACAATGGATGGAGAAGGAGAAACCGTTGAGGCAATGCTTGTGAAAGACGGCAAAATTAGTGCGGTTGGGACATTCGAAGAATTGAAGAGTCATGCAGATGAGTCCGTGGATTTGGAAGGGGCTATATTGTATCCAGGCTTCATTGACAACCATATGCATATGATTGGGCATGGTCAGAAGTTGGTAAGCTTGGATTTATCGAAAGCGAAATCATCTGATGAGATGATGGACATGCTCGTGCATGCATATCCGAATTTGAATAAGGATGAATGGTTCATCGGTGAAGGATGGAATGAAAACAATTTCCCTACTAAAAAAATCTTTACACGCCATGAACTCGACGCGATTACGGAATCACCAATGGTTCTGAAACGGGCTTGCAGGCATGCAGCAATTGCCAATACAAAAGCATTGGAATTGGCCGGCATTACAAAGGATACGCCAGATCCAGAAGATGGCGTTATTGACCGTGATGACAATGGCGAACCGACAGGATTGTTAAAAGAAGGCCCAATGGATCGGTTGCTGCAACTTATTCCGGAGCCCACTGAAGAGATGCTGACAGAAGCATTGGCGAAATCCGTCAATGACTTATTATCATTAGGTCTAACGGGAGCAGTGACGGATGACCTTGGTTATTATGGGGATTATGATAATCCATTGCAAGCTTTCAAAAATGTCATTGGTGATGACAAGAAGAAGTTCCGTGCACATCTATTAAGAAGGTCAACTGTTTTCACAAAATTGATGGATGAACAAGCGACATATGATGAACCGTGGATTGAACCGGGTGAGATGAAGTTCTTCATCGATGGAGCGCTCGGGGCGCGGACTGCATTATTAAGTGAGCCGTATACAGATGCGCCTGAAACGTCAGGTAATGCAGTCGTTACGGATGAAGAAATTGATACACTTGTCGCGACTGCCCGGAAATACGGGGAAGCTGTGGCCATTCATCTAATCGGTGATTTGGCTGTCGAAAAAGCATTGGATGCCATTGAAAAGTATCCTGTACCGGAAGGGAAACGCGATCGGCTAATCCATGTGAATGTCCTGCGAGATGATTTAGTGGAACGGATGAAAAAACTGCCTGTCGTGCTTGATATTCAACCGGCATTTGTCCCGTCAGATTTTCCGTGGGTTATGGAACGTTTGGGCGAAAATCGCCTTGACTGGGCCTATGCATGGAAGCGGTTATTGGATGAAGGTTTCATTTGCGGAGCGGGGTCGGATGCGCCAATTGAAGAAGTCGATCCACTACTCGGTATTTACGCAGCGGTTACGAGGAGAAAGCCTGGAGAAACGCATGAAGGCTATTTGGCGAAGGAGAAGCTAAGCCGATTTGAAGCGGTTGGTTTATTCACGACTGGCAGTGCTGCTACAATTGGCAAAGCGTATTCCCGAGGGAAGTTGGTAGTCGGGTTCGACGCAGACTTTACGGTTCTGGATAAGGATTTGTTTGAAGTGGAAGAAGAGGAAATCTTGGATGCTGACGTAATTATGACGATTGTAGCGGGAGATGTCATGTATAAAAGATGA
- a CDS encoding YtoQ family protein, translating into MRLTVYLAGEIHTAWREEVKQKVAALKLPIDFVGPMEDHDRSDNIGEEILGEQPNAIFKDAAASNFNNLRTELLMKKADLVIALFGDQYKQWNTAMDASAAVAFGKPLILIRSEQHHHALKELSRKAHATVENVDQAVKALHYIFE; encoded by the coding sequence ATGAGACTAACCGTTTATCTTGCAGGAGAAATTCATACCGCATGGCGTGAAGAAGTAAAACAGAAAGTTGCTGCACTGAAATTGCCAATCGATTTCGTTGGGCCGATGGAGGACCACGACCGTTCTGACAATATTGGTGAAGAGATTTTAGGTGAACAACCAAACGCAATATTCAAAGATGCCGCTGCCTCAAACTTTAATAATTTACGTACCGAACTTCTAATGAAGAAAGCCGACCTTGTCATCGCATTATTCGGCGACCAATATAAGCAGTGGAACACAGCTATGGACGCGAGTGCAGCCGTCGCATTCGGCAAGCCCCTCATCCTCATCCGTTCCGAGCAACATCACCATGCATTGAAAGAGCTATCACGCAAAGCACACGCCACCGTCGAAAACGTCGACCAGGCCGTCAAAGCACTCCATTATATTTTCGAATGA
- the pstB gene encoding phosphate ABC transporter ATP-binding protein PstB: MNILKERIHDNAFSVVRNENWAKPIYETNGLNLWYGTSHALKNIELAINEKEVTAIIGPSGCGKSTFLKTLNRMVETAADVTISGNVTFKGNNILGKSMPVEILRSKVGMVFQKPNPFPKSIFENVAYGPKVHGIRNKAMLEMIVEESLKKAALWDEVKDRLHKSAYSLSGGQQQRLCIARCLAIDPEVILMDEPTSALDPVSTHKIEELIRSIKNDVTIAIVTHNMQQAARISDRTAFFLNGEIIEDNQTSTIFNNPADTLTDDYVNGRFG, encoded by the coding sequence ATGAACATTTTGAAAGAACGCATACATGATAATGCATTTTCAGTTGTACGCAACGAGAATTGGGCGAAACCAATTTATGAAACCAATGGACTCAATCTTTGGTACGGCACTTCCCACGCGCTAAAAAATATCGAACTAGCTATCAATGAAAAAGAAGTTACTGCCATCATCGGACCATCCGGCTGCGGGAAATCCACATTTCTCAAGACGCTCAATCGTATGGTTGAAACGGCGGCAGATGTGACAATTTCCGGAAATGTGACATTCAAAGGAAATAATATATTAGGCAAATCCATGCCTGTCGAAATACTCCGTTCCAAAGTCGGGATGGTGTTTCAAAAACCGAATCCATTCCCGAAGTCGATTTTCGAAAATGTCGCTTATGGACCGAAAGTGCATGGTATCCGTAACAAAGCAATGCTTGAAATGATTGTCGAAGAGAGTTTGAAGAAAGCAGCTTTATGGGATGAAGTAAAAGATCGTTTGCATAAAAGTGCATACAGTCTTTCAGGTGGCCAGCAACAACGGTTATGTATCGCTAGATGTCTTGCCATTGATCCGGAAGTAATTCTGATGGATGAACCGACATCCGCCCTTGATCCTGTATCGACCCATAAAATCGAAGAACTGATCCGATCCATTAAGAACGATGTCACAATCGCAATCGTCACACACAATATGCAACAAGCTGCCCGCATATCAGATCGCACAGCTTTTTTCCTTAACGGAGAAATCATCGAAGATAATCAAACATCTACGATTTTCAACAATCCTGCAGATACACTGACAGACGACTACGTCAACGGACGTTTCGGTTAA
- a CDS encoding PstS family phosphate ABC transporter substrate-binding protein has translation MKVNKFLLFMIVAALTAIIAACGTEADDTNKDDSAAGKTPDKNTASAQDSAAEDLEGSVVIDGSGTVYPLMARLAEEYMINEQEGVSVEVSRAGTSAGFKKFLVENGTDFNDASRQIKDEEAAEADKLGIEVKELKVALDGLTFVINKDNDWANEMTPEQLVSIFLADGNVEKWSDINPEWPDEKINAMGPNENHGTYEFFYEKILDKQDMNSNVNLQQEYSTLVNLVSEDKNGIAFFGFGYYVNNQEKLQAVGVDFGNGPVEPALDTIAEDGAYADFTRPVFTYLNVNHAKEKPQVRDYAIYVMNNINKFAGETGFAPIPETEVKEVISFLEGLN, from the coding sequence ATGAAGGTCAACAAATTTCTTTTATTCATGATTGTCGCAGCACTTACTGCAATCATCGCAGCATGCGGGACAGAAGCGGATGATACGAATAAGGATGATAGCGCAGCAGGTAAGACTCCTGATAAAAATACAGCATCGGCACAAGATTCTGCGGCTGAAGATCTCGAAGGCAGTGTTGTCATCGACGGATCTGGAACGGTTTACCCGTTAATGGCTCGCTTAGCTGAAGAATATATGATTAACGAACAAGAAGGTGTATCAGTCGAAGTGAGCCGTGCAGGAACAAGCGCTGGCTTCAAGAAGTTCCTCGTTGAAAACGGAACGGATTTCAACGATGCTTCTCGTCAAATTAAAGACGAAGAGGCTGCTGAAGCGGACAAGCTTGGCATTGAAGTAAAGGAATTGAAAGTAGCACTAGATGGTCTCACATTCGTTATCAACAAAGACAATGACTGGGCAAATGAAATGACACCGGAACAATTGGTTAGTATATTCCTAGCTGACGGTAATGTTGAGAAGTGGTCTGACATCAATCCAGAATGGCCAGATGAAAAGATCAATGCAATGGGACCGAATGAAAATCACGGAACATATGAATTCTTCTATGAAAAAATTCTCGACAAACAAGATATGAACAGCAATGTAAACTTGCAACAAGAATATTCAACACTTGTGAACTTAGTATCTGAAGACAAGAACGGCATCGCCTTTTTCGGATTCGGTTATTACGTTAACAATCAAGAGAAGCTTCAAGCTGTGGGCGTTGATTTCGGTAATGGCCCCGTTGAACCAGCACTTGATACGATTGCAGAAGACGGTGCTTACGCAGACTTCACTCGTCCAGTCTTCACATACTTGAACGTCAATCATGCAAAAGAGAAACCGCAAGTACGTGACTATGCGATTTACGTTATGAACAATATCAATAAATTTGCAGGGGAAACAGGTTTTGCACCTATTCCTGAAACTGAAGTGAAGGAAGTCATCAGCTTCTTAGAAGGCCTCAACTAA
- the pstC gene encoding phosphate ABC transporter permease subunit PstC: MNSEFTKTKQVSIRAIIDENQRGNSLRRKIERFIPIGLMLIASLSILTTLGIIWTLLSETIEFFRRVPFLEFFTGTTLKPLSQNPEFGVLPLLMGTVTSSLIAMVVAAPIGLMAAIYLSEYASPKVRKIVKPLLELLAGVPTIVYGFFAFTFVTPLLREFIPSLQATNILSPGIVMGVMIIPMIASLSEDAMSSVPNAMREGAYGLGSTKLEVTRRVVIPAALSGIISSFVLGISRAIGETMIVTIASGSTKNFTFDVTQSMQTMTAYIVEVTGGDAATGSTVYYSLYAVAMTLFVFTLLMNLLARSVSKKFREEY; encoded by the coding sequence ATGAACAGTGAATTCACAAAAACTAAACAGGTCAGTATTCGTGCCATAATTGACGAAAACCAGCGCGGTAATTCATTGCGCAGAAAAATTGAGCGGTTCATCCCTATAGGCCTCATGCTTATCGCATCGCTTTCTATCTTGACGACACTCGGCATAATCTGGACACTGCTATCCGAGACAATCGAGTTTTTCCGACGGGTTCCGTTTTTGGAATTTTTCACAGGGACTACCTTAAAACCATTGAGTCAGAATCCTGAATTCGGCGTACTTCCCTTGTTGATGGGCACGGTTACTTCATCTTTGATTGCTATGGTGGTCGCTGCCCCTATCGGACTGATGGCGGCGATTTACTTGAGCGAGTATGCCTCTCCCAAAGTACGAAAAATTGTTAAACCGCTACTTGAACTGCTTGCAGGGGTTCCGACGATAGTCTATGGCTTCTTCGCTTTTACATTCGTTACACCACTACTACGGGAATTCATCCCTAGTTTGCAAGCGACGAATATATTGAGCCCCGGAATTGTCATGGGCGTCATGATTATCCCAATGATCGCCTCCCTATCAGAGGATGCGATGAGCTCCGTTCCAAACGCAATGCGCGAAGGGGCTTACGGCTTAGGCTCCACGAAACTTGAAGTGACACGTCGCGTAGTGATTCCTGCCGCTTTATCAGGCATTATTTCATCGTTCGTCCTTGGTATTTCACGTGCAATCGGTGAAACGATGATCGTCACAATAGCGAGTGGAAGTACAAAGAATTTTACCTTCGATGTAACGCAATCCATGCAGACGATGACCGCCTATATTGTTGAAGTGACTGGTGGAGACGCCGCGACTGGCTCAACTGTCTATTATAGTTTGTACGCAGTTGCAATGACGTTATTTGTTTTCACACTACTTATGAACCTTCTTGCACGATCAGTTTCGAAGAAATTCAGGGAGGAATACTAA
- the pstA gene encoding phosphate ABC transporter permease PstA, which translates to MKARLVLNQFSKFIFMLAAFFGLFFLVILLVRVVTEGIGSINIDFLTGKLSTQPERAGIMGAILGTFWLMLVVAPVTMFLGVGTAIYLEMYARKGKLVGFIQTNISNLAGVPSIVYGILGLTVFVRTLGLGNVVLAGGLTMSLLILPIVIVSSQEAIRSIPFYLSEASYGVGATKWQTIQRIILPAALPGILTGAILSLSRAIGETAPLVVIGIPALLIPFPGGIMDRFTVLPMQIYYWTLDASLVAEYANLAAATIIVLLLTLFLLNSAAIIIRNKFQRVF; encoded by the coding sequence ATGAAAGCGCGTCTTGTTCTCAATCAGTTTTCGAAATTCATCTTTATGCTAGCCGCCTTTTTCGGACTTTTCTTCCTTGTCATTTTGCTTGTACGTGTTGTGACGGAAGGAATCGGATCGATAAACATAGATTTTCTAACAGGAAAATTATCTACCCAACCTGAACGAGCTGGCATTATGGGCGCAATTCTAGGAACGTTTTGGCTTATGCTCGTTGTCGCACCTGTAACAATGTTTTTAGGGGTCGGGACCGCCATTTACTTGGAGATGTATGCAAGGAAAGGGAAGTTGGTTGGCTTCATTCAGACGAATATATCAAACTTAGCCGGTGTCCCTTCGATAGTTTACGGTATCCTTGGTCTAACCGTTTTCGTGAGGACTCTAGGACTCGGGAATGTCGTTCTTGCTGGTGGATTGACGATGTCACTTCTGATCTTGCCGATTGTCATCGTCTCTAGTCAAGAAGCCATTCGCTCTATTCCCTTTTATTTGAGTGAAGCTTCCTACGGAGTCGGTGCTACGAAATGGCAGACGATACAACGAATCATTCTGCCCGCTGCCTTGCCTGGGATTCTTACAGGCGCAATCCTATCACTGTCACGTGCAATCGGGGAAACTGCGCCTCTCGTCGTTATTGGTATTCCCGCACTGCTCATTCCGTTCCCCGGTGGCATTATGGATCGGTTTACCGTATTGCCGATGCAAATCTATTATTGGACACTTGACGCTTCACTCGTTGCGGAATACGCGAATCTCGCAGCCGCCACAATTATCGTTTTATTGCTGACATTATTCCTTTTGAATTCTGCAGCCATCATTATCCGCAATAAATTTCAACGTGTTTTCTAG
- a CDS encoding diguanylate cyclase: protein MKFERYRNVLRDRLEQTYEEWKSKSYIAEHELYAFLSSLMDTAQELDMGGVVHFSKSQLEKLSSSSDNRIPFTSLGNFWGRMREVVEMGKELASYDFSEVPIDQFEDDVFILVIGDSLEFVSYIKELMERLGAQVLVAMSGKRGIEQFYSMRPNYVFTELDLPDMSAFDILDQIATTALIKRVPIMILSENYTNENRIATYEKGGMEFIRMPLELDVFVPYLLNREHFRKSMDESVFTDGLTGVGNRRYFDDCIQEFSSVTHRTGLPHTLIMMDIDHFKKVNDRHGHILGDKVLRKFGEMLLSVKREGDKVFRYGGEEFAALLSNTTAEQAEKLVNRYHEIFNQLVFDAESGAFSITFSAGIAQYDGDDKEMVLTADRALYEAKRTGRDKTVIFTAENVSMKRKLQVIIVDDDLFFRTMLSDMLGGWTSPDIDIKVKTFEDGPSFLDSDWYRNDVNFIILLDGVMPHMDGLEVLGRLKQVNDEKNVLVSMMTARTSETDIKMALWLGADDYIMKPFKPDEVLVKIQNLAARMFK, encoded by the coding sequence ATGAAGTTTGAACGCTATCGAAACGTACTTCGCGATCGATTGGAGCAGACATACGAAGAGTGGAAGAGCAAAAGTTACATTGCTGAACATGAATTATATGCATTTCTCTCCTCACTTATGGATACGGCTCAAGAATTAGATATGGGAGGCGTAGTCCACTTTTCAAAATCACAGCTGGAGAAACTTTCATCAAGCAGTGATAATCGAATTCCTTTCACTTCCTTGGGGAATTTCTGGGGACGTATGCGGGAAGTTGTTGAAATGGGTAAGGAACTGGCTAGTTATGATTTTTCAGAGGTGCCAATCGATCAATTTGAAGATGATGTTTTCATCTTAGTCATCGGTGACAGCCTGGAATTTGTCTCGTACATTAAAGAACTGATGGAGCGGCTAGGTGCGCAGGTATTGGTTGCGATGAGCGGTAAACGGGGCATCGAACAATTTTATTCGATGCGCCCAAACTATGTATTCACCGAACTTGACCTACCTGATATGTCGGCTTTTGACATATTGGACCAAATTGCTACAACCGCACTTATAAAACGTGTGCCGATTATGATTTTAAGCGAGAATTACACAAATGAAAATCGGATTGCGACTTATGAAAAAGGCGGAATGGAATTCATACGGATGCCGCTCGAGCTGGATGTATTTGTCCCCTATTTACTGAATCGTGAACATTTCAGAAAATCGATGGATGAATCTGTCTTTACCGACGGACTGACAGGTGTGGGGAACCGGCGCTATTTTGACGATTGTATTCAGGAATTCAGCAGTGTCACCCATCGTACAGGCCTGCCACATACACTTATTATGATGGATATTGATCACTTCAAAAAAGTAAATGATCGACATGGCCATATCTTGGGTGATAAAGTTTTGCGTAAGTTCGGTGAGATGCTGCTATCCGTAAAAAGAGAAGGCGATAAAGTGTTCCGTTATGGTGGGGAAGAATTCGCTGCGCTTCTCTCTAATACGACGGCAGAGCAAGCAGAAAAGCTTGTGAATAGGTACCACGAGATTTTTAATCAGCTTGTGTTTGATGCAGAGTCAGGTGCCTTTTCCATTACGTTCTCTGCAGGAATTGCACAGTATGATGGTGATGATAAAGAAATGGTTTTAACAGCAGACCGCGCATTATATGAAGCCAAGCGGACAGGCCGCGATAAAACGGTCATTTTTACAGCTGAAAATGTCAGTATGAAACGAAAACTACAAGTCATCATCGTGGACGATGATCTGTTTTTCCGGACAATGCTCTCCGATATGCTTGGTGGATGGACATCACCGGACATTGATATTAAAGTCAAGACTTTTGAAGATGGTCCCTCTTTCTTGGATTCGGATTGGTATCGCAACGATGTGAACTTCATCATACTGCTTGATGGTGTGATGCCACATATGGACGGTCTCGAAGTACTTGGCCGGCTGAAGCAAGTGAATGATGAGAAGAATGTGCTCGTGTCGATGATGACGGCACGAACGAGCGAAACGGATATTAAGATGGCCCTTTGGCTCGGAGCGGATGACTATATCATGAAGCCGTTCAAGCCTGATGAAGTTTTAGTGAAAATCCAGAACTTGGCTGCGCGCATGTTCAAATGA